The Mycteria americana isolate JAX WOST 10 ecotype Jacksonville Zoo and Gardens chromosome 18, USCA_MyAme_1.0, whole genome shotgun sequence genome window below encodes:
- the DFFA gene encoding DNA fragmentation factor subunit alpha — protein MAAPLKPCLVRRRDGREQHGVAASCLRELRDKASGILAIDKAREPITLVLAEDGTIVDDEDYFLCLPSNTKFVALAKNEKWSSKSLDSGTAWLSESVDEVDSAAEKWKQLARQLKDDLSNIILMSEEDLQVLIDVPRSDLAEELAQSETKTQVLQDTLQQVLDRREEERQSRQLLELYLEALKNEDSILSKVAESETVPRKEMDVVDTGTSSTGTSAKTALSDQILAALKEKPAPELCLDSQDLELVLKEDTQALASALRWDRQKAEALQQACDQELSKRLQQVQTLHSLRSTSKGKKTLPWGDWLSSKRKK, from the exons ATGGCGGCGCCGCTGAAGCCCTGCCTGGTGCGGCGGAGGGACGGGCGGGAGCAGCACGGCGTCGCCGCctcctgcctgcgggagctgcgcGACAAGG ctaGTGGCATTCTGGCTATTGACAAGGCCAGGGAGCCCATCACCTTAGTACTGGCAGAAGATGGCACCATTGTGGATGACGAAGATTACTTTTTGTGTCTGCCATCTAACACCAAGTTTGTGGCACTGGCCAAGAATGAGAAATGGTCCAGCAAAAGCTTAG ATAGTGGAACAGCCTGGCTCTCGGAGTCTGTGGATGAAGTGGACAGTGCTGCAGAGAAGTGGAAGCAGTTGGCCAGGCAGCTGAAGGATGACCTGTCTAATATCATCTTGATGTCTGAAGAAGACCTTCAG GTGCTTATCGATGTACCCCGTTCAGACCTGGCAGAAGAACTTGCCCAAAGTGAAACCAAAACCCAGGTATTGCAGGACACCCTGCAGCAGGTGCTGGACAGACGAGAAGAAGAACGCCAGTCAAGACAGCTCCTGGAACTCTACCTAGAGGCCTTGAAAAATGAAGACAGTATCTTAAGCAAAGTAGCAG AATCTGAGACTGTACCAAGAAAGGAGATGGATGTGGTTGACACAGGTACCAGCAGTACAGGCACTTCAGCCAAAACAGCGCTCAGTGACCAGATCCTTGCTGCTCTGAAAGAGAAGCCTGCTCCAGAGCTCTGCTTGGACAGTCAAGATCTGGAG CTGGTCTTGAAAGAAGACACACAAGCCCTGGCCTCGGCTCTAAGATGGGACAGGCAGAAAGCTGAAGCTCTGCAACAAGCCTGTGATCAGGAGCTCTCCAAGCGTCTACAACAAGTGCAGACTTTGCATTCCCTAAGGAGCACGTCAAAGGGCAAGAAAACACTACCCTGGGGAGACTGGCTTAGTTCAAAACGCAAAAAATAA
- the CENPS gene encoding centromere protein S: protein MAAAEGEERLLLTQRLKAAVHYTVGCLCQDVAEDKDMQFSKQTIAAISEITFRQCENFAKDLEMFARHAKRSTVSTEDVKLLARRSNSLLKYITQKSEELASSNMEQKEKKKKKSSAAKGGRTSGEQETAVTESEDSNMA, encoded by the exons atggcggcggcggagggTGAGGAGCGGCTGCTGCTCACCCAG AGGCTGAAGGCTGCGGTTCACTACACGGTTGGCTGCCTGTGTCAGGATGTTGCGGAGGACAAAGACATGCAATTCAGCAAACAAACCATTGCAGCTATTTCGGAGATCACCTTCAGGCAGTGTG AGAACTTTGCAAAAGACCTCGAAATGTTTGCAAG gCATGCAAAACGAAGCACAGTCTCCACAGAAGATGTGAAGCTTTTGGCTAGAAGGAGCAATTCTTTG CTAAAGTATATCACCCAGAAGAGTGAAGAGCTCGCATCAAGTAACATGGagcaaaaggagaagaagaaaaagaagtccagTGCAGCTAAGGGAGGGAGAACTTCTGGGGAACAAGAAACAGCTGTGACTGAAAGTGAAGATTCCAACATGGCATGA